A genome region from Streptomyces antimycoticus includes the following:
- the recR gene encoding recombination mediator RecR, whose protein sequence is MYEGVVQDLIDELGRLPGVGPKSAQRIAFHILQSEPTDVRRLAHALTQVKEKVRFCAVCGNVAEAEQCRVCQDPRRDPAIICVVEEPKDVVAIERTREFRGRYHVLGGAISPIEGVGPDDLRIRELLGRLADGTVTELILATDPNLEGEATATYLARMIKPMGLKVTRLASGLPVGGDLEYADEVTLGRAFEGRRLLDV, encoded by the coding sequence GTGTACGAGGGCGTGGTCCAGGACCTCATCGACGAGTTGGGCAGGCTGCCCGGCGTCGGGCCCAAGAGCGCGCAGCGGATCGCCTTCCACATCCTGCAGTCCGAGCCCACCGATGTCCGCCGCCTCGCGCATGCGTTGACCCAGGTCAAGGAGAAGGTGCGGTTCTGCGCGGTCTGCGGGAACGTCGCCGAGGCCGAACAGTGCCGCGTCTGCCAGGACCCCCGCCGCGACCCCGCGATCATCTGCGTGGTCGAGGAGCCGAAGGACGTCGTCGCGATCGAGCGGACGCGTGAGTTCCGGGGCCGCTATCACGTGCTCGGCGGGGCGATCAGCCCCATCGAGGGCGTGGGCCCGGACGATCTGCGGATCAGGGAGCTGCTGGGGCGCCTCGCGGACGGGACGGTCACGGAACTCATCCTGGCCACCGATCCGAATCTGGAGGGCGAAGCCACCGCCACGTACCTCGCGCGCATGATCAAGCCCATGGGTTTGAAGGTCACTCGCCTGGCCAGCGGCCTCCCTGTCGGTGGAGACCTGGAGTACGCCGACGAGGTCACGCTGGGTCGTGCCTTCGAAGGGAGAAGACTTCTCGATGTCTGA
- a CDS encoding YbaB/EbfC family nucleoid-associated protein translates to MIPGGGQPNMQQLLQQAQKMQQDLAAAQEELARTHVEGSAGGGLVKATVTGSGELQGLVIDPKAVDPEDTETLADLVVAAVRDANNAAQELQQQKLGPLAQGLGGMPGLPF, encoded by the coding sequence GTGATCCCCGGTGGTGGCCAGCCGAATATGCAGCAGTTGCTGCAGCAGGCTCAGAAGATGCAGCAGGACCTCGCCGCGGCCCAGGAGGAGCTGGCCCGGACTCATGTCGAGGGTTCCGCGGGCGGTGGCCTGGTGAAGGCGACCGTGACCGGTTCCGGTGAGTTGCAGGGCCTGGTCATCGATCCCAAGGCCGTGGATCCTGAGGACACGGAGACCCTCGCGGATCTGGTCGTCGCGGCCGTCCGTGACGCCAACAACGCCGCGCAGGAGCTCCAGCAGCAGAAGCTCGGCCCGCTCGCCCAGGGGCTGGGCGGTATGCCCGGGCTCCCGTTCTGA